A single genomic interval of Cucumis sativus cultivar 9930 chromosome 7, Cucumber_9930_V3, whole genome shotgun sequence harbors:
- the LOC101221991 gene encoding NAC domain-containing protein 17: MKLLRLSSTDDANPWPPGFRFHPTDDEIILYYLKRKICGRKIKLDVVADIDVYKWDPEELPGLSKLKTGDRQWFFFCPRDRKYPNGAKSNRATSQGYWKVTGKDRTVKCNSRNVGVKKTLIFYRGRAPKGERTDWVMHEYTMNEEELTRCTNVQSYYAVYKVFKKSGPGPKNGEQYGAPFKEEEWVDDEFCDFNFSDGQEMPAEKPKMDATDIEGETCQATHFSLDDFDRWMKQISDEDLFQSLEADPFANSLSLGAGQEDHVSTIDLHSPEYILPRSVEMCNSEQQPSILPESDSNSDVSQLHLFQNHDARSPPNVSELPSFLFEGDYLEMDDLGGPEFNLSNIEKPSGSGNLQFEEINGLNELDQFHDAAMFLNDFGPFEYGPSPNLYKNENSSNVVNPMDGQFQSNPAVTSQISNQMLYDSAINGLASSETQRTSGVLCDSSNFVGEANENEVGEDNSASRVSSVFWAFVESIPTTPASAAEVNESFDRIPSFSRRRLNMNSTTVSSINSSSLITRRSGSKKGRFFLFSIVGALFAILWVFMGAVRMWQRSISL; the protein is encoded by the exons ATGAAGCTCTTGCGCCTCTCCTCTACCGACGACGCCAACCCCTGGCCACCGGGCTTCCGCTTCCACCCAACTGATGATGAGATCATACTCTACTATTTGAAGAGGAAGATCTGTGGCCGAAAAATCAAGCTCGATGTTGTCGCTGATATCGACGTCTACAAATGGGACCCTGAGGAGTTGCCTG GGCTTTCTAAGCTAAAAACTGGTGATAGACAATGGTTCTTTTTCTGTCCAAGAGATAGGAAGTACCCAAATGGGGCAAAATCAAATAGGGCAACCAGTCAAGGGTATTGGAAAGTGACTGGGAAGGATCGTACTGTGAAGTGTAATTCTCGCAATGTAGGAGTCAAGAAGACGTTAATTTTCTATAGAGGTCGTGCCCCGAAGGGTGAGCGTACTGACTGGGTGATGCATGAATACACTATGAATGAGGAGGAGCTCACAAGATGTACAAATGTGCAG AGCTATTATGCTGTTTATAAGGTCTTCAAAAAAAGTGGACCTGGTCCGAAAAATGGTGAGCAGTACGGTGCACcatttaaagaagaagaatgggtTGATGACGAATTCTgtgattttaatttctctGATGGTCAAGAGATGCCTGCTGAGAAACCTAAGATGGATGCCACTGATATTGAGGGAGAGACTTGCCAAGCTACACATTTTTCATTAGACGATTTTGATAGGTGGATGAAACAAATTTCTGATGAGGACTTATTTCAGTCTCTAGAAGCTGATCCTTTTGCCAACTCCTTATCCCTG GGCGCTGGTCAAGAAGATCATGTGAGTACCATTGATCTACATTCACCAGAGTATATCCTTCCTAGATCAGTTGAAATGTGTAATTCCGAGCAGCAGCCGAGTATTTTGCCTGAAAGTGACTCCAACTCAGATGTCTCTCAACTGCATCTATTCCAGAATCATGATGCCAGATCTCCACCCAACGTTTCTGAACTACCTAGTTTTCTATTTGAGGGAGATTATCTGGAAATGGATGATCTTGGTGGTCCTGAATTCAATCtatcaaatattgaaaaaccATCAGGATCTGGGAACTTGCAGTTTGAAGAGATAAATGGTCTCAATGAGCTCGATCAATTCCATGATGCAGCCATGTTCCTTAATGATTTCGGTCCTTTCGAGTATGGACCTTCTCCAAATTTATACAAGAATGAAAATTCGAGTAATGTGGTAAACCCCATGGATGGTCAGTTTCAATCAAATCCCGCAGTCACCAGCCAGATCAGCAATCAAATGCTGTATGATTCAGCCATAAATGGCTTGGCTTCATCAGAAACGCAACGAACTTCAG GTGTGTTATGtgattcttcaaattttgttggcgaagcaaatgaaaatgaagtagGGGAGGACAACTCTGCTAGTCGGGTCTCTTCCGTTTTCTGGGCCTTTGTTGAATCTATACCTACTACCCCTGCATCCGCTGCAGAGGTTAACGAGTCCTTTGATCGAATACCGAGCTTCAGTAGGAGGAGATTAAATATGAACAGCACGACAGTTTCTAGTATCAATTCTTCATCTCTCATTACTAGGAGAAGTGGCAGCAAAAAGGGTAggttctttctcttctctatTGTAGGAGCATTATTTGCCATCTTATGGGTATTTATGGGAGCTGTTAGAATGTGGCAAAGATCCATATCCTTATGA